The Cucumis melo cultivar AY chromosome 6, USDA_Cmelo_AY_1.0, whole genome shotgun sequence genome includes a region encoding these proteins:
- the LOC103484022 gene encoding receptor-like serine/threonine-protein kinase At4g25390 isoform X2, whose product MPSRIISSPSPSPSSLQTHHHPSSTHILPPIVAASTAAFSLFLFLIILFRKLTRKRTAPADSKPPHRFSYSLLRRATESFSPSRRLGQGGFGSVYYGTLPQTHKEIAVKLMDSGSLQGEREFQNELFFASKIDSSFVVSVLGFCSDQKRRRMLLVYELLHNGNLQDALLHRKCPELMEWKKRFSVAVDIAKGLEHLHGLDPPVIHGDIKPSNVLLDHCFSAKIGDFGLARLKLENSPFEVEVKVKGGVEEEKKERKEEHESNRGCVVEDCGSMAEEAESVTTGFEEFNVGVDQSPESFLRIPVSETSPETVDVTSPETALGVATMASPSEGAFDRVSVENGKEPNSVEKKSNIGFKNSISGKDWWWKQENGVGTSGNVKEYVMEWIGSEIKRERPKSEWIAASSSGRSVKKSEKKKNKKRLEWWMAMDDEKSTKNLKKEKRRPVREWWKEEYCEELAKKRKKKKPQKGAGSCGEKEPDFWPVDDEMYREKKKRNRSRSHGSRGSIDWWLDGLSGELWKTRGTSHDSTGGDFPKSGGISSTPSMRGTMCYIAPEYGGGGDLSEKSDVYSYGVLLLVLIAGRRPLQVTNSPLSEFQRANLLSWARHLARAGKLIDLVDQSIQSLDRDQALLCIKVALLCLQKLPARRPSMKEVVGMLTGGLEPPQLPTELSPSPPSRFPVKSHRKPRLIIL is encoded by the exons ATGCCATCTCGTATCATTTCTTCCCcatctccttctccttcttcactACAAACCCATCACCATCCTTCTTCCACTCATATTCTTCCTCCAATTGTTGCTGCTTCCACCGCtgctttctctctttttctctttctcatcATTCTCTTCCGCAAACTTACTCGCAAACGCACTGCTCCTGCCGATTCCAAGCCTCCCCATCGTTTCTCTTACTCCCTTCTCCGCCGTGCCACCGAATCTTTCTCCCCTTCTCGCCGCCTCGGCCAAGGTGGATTTGGCTCTGTTTACTATGGTACTCTTCCCCAAACCCATAAAGAAATTGCTGTCAAACTTATGGATTCTGGGTCTTTACAAGGCGAGAGGGAATTTCAGAACGAACTGTTCTTTGCCTCCAAGATTGACTCGTCTTTTGTCGTTAGTGTTCTTGGGTTTTGCTCTGATCAAAAGCGGCGCAGGATGTTGTTAGTTTATGAGCTTTTGCATAATGGGAATTTGCAGGATGCTTTGTTGCACAGGAAGTGCCCTGAGCTTATGGAGTGGAAGAAACGGTTTTCAGTGGCGGTTGATATTGCTAAGGGATTAGAGCATCTTCATGGGTTAGATCCACCTGTTATTCACGGTGATATCAAGCCTAGCAATGTGCTTTTGGATCATTGTTTCTCGGCCAAAATTGGGGATTTTGGGCTTGCTAGGTTGAAATTAGAGAATAGTCCATTTGAGGTTGAGGTGAAAGTAAAAGGTGGAgtggaggaggagaagaaggaaagaaaagaggaaCATGAGAGCAACCGTGGTTGTGTAGTCGAAGATTGTGGATCTATGGCTGAGGAAGCTGAGAGCGTAACCACTGGATTTGAGGAATTCAACGTGGGTGTTGATCAGTCACCGGAGAGCTTTTTGAGAATTCCTGTTTCAGAGACTTCACCAGAGACGGTGGATGTCACTTCGCCAGAGACTGCTTTGGGGGTTGCAACAATGGCATCCCCCTCAGAAGGGGCTTTTGATAGAGTTAGTGTTGAGAATGGGAAAGAACCCAACAGTGTAGAGAAGAAAAGTAATATTGGGTTTAAGAATAGTATCTCAGGTAAAGATTGGTGGTGGAAGCAAGAAAATGGAGTTGGTACCAGTGGGAATGTTAAGGAATATGTTATGGAGTGGATTGGATCAGAGATCAAACGCGAGAGGCCGAAGAGCGAATGGATTGCTGCATCGTCAAGTGGCAGATCGGTTAAGAAGtcagagaaaaagaagaacaagaagCGATTAGAGTGGTGGATGGCTATGGATGATGAAAAGAGTACCAAGAATCTGAAAAAGGAGAAGAGAAGGCCAGTGAGGGAGTGGTGGAAGGAGGAGTATTGTGAAGAGCTTgcaaagaaaaggaagaaaaagaagccCCAAAAAGGAGCAGGTAGTTGTGGTGAGAAAGAGCCTGACTTCTGGCCAGTGGATGACGAAATGTacagagagaaaaagaagaggaatagAAGCAGAAGCCACGGAAGCCGAGGTAGCATTGATTGGTGGTTAGATGGGCTTAGCGGCGAACTCTGGAAAACTCGTGGGACCAGCCACGATTCAACCGGAGGGGATTTTCCCAAGAGTGGTGGCATTAGTAGTACGCCAAGTATGAGAGGAACAATGTGCTATATTGCCCCTGAATATGGTGGCGGTGGAGATCTTTCTGAGAAATCTGATGTTTATAGCTATGGAGTTTTATTGTTAGTTCTTATAGCTGGAAGAAGACCTCTTCAGGTGACAAATTCACCATTATCAGAATTCCAACGTGCCAATCTCTTATCGTGGGCTCGCCATCTCGCCAGAGCTGGAAAGCTCATTGATTTGGTTGATCAATCGATTCAGTCTTTAGATCGAGATCAAGCCCTTCTTTGCATCAAGGTTGCCCTGCTTTGTCTGCAGAAACTGCCTGCTCGCAGGCCCTCCATGAAAGAGGTTGTGGGGATGCTAACTGGTGGGTTGGAACCACCCCAACTACCAACTGAATTGTCTCCTTCGCCTCCATCTCGCTTCCCTGTTAAGTCGCATCGGAAGCCTCG CCTTATTATTCTCTGA
- the LOC103484022 gene encoding receptor-like serine/threonine-protein kinase At4g25390 isoform X1, giving the protein MPSRIISSPSPSPSSLQTHHHPSSTHILPPIVAASTAAFSLFLFLIILFRKLTRKRTAPADSKPPHRFSYSLLRRATESFSPSRRLGQGGFGSVYYGTLPQTHKEIAVKLMDSGSLQGEREFQNELFFASKIDSSFVVSVLGFCSDQKRRRMLLVYELLHNGNLQDALLHRKCPELMEWKKRFSVAVDIAKGLEHLHGLDPPVIHGDIKPSNVLLDHCFSAKIGDFGLARLKLENSPFEVEVKVKGGVEEEKKERKEEHESNRGCVVEDCGSMAEEAESVTTGFEEFNVGVDQSPESFLRIPVSETSPETVDVTSPETALGVATMASPSEGAFDRVSVENGKEPNSVEKKSNIGFKNSISGKDWWWKQENGVGTSGNVKEYVMEWIGSEIKRERPKSEWIAASSSGRSVKKSEKKKNKKRLEWWMAMDDEKSTKNLKKEKRRPVREWWKEEYCEELAKKRKKKKPQKGAGSCGEKEPDFWPVDDEMYREKKKRNRSRSHGSRGSIDWWLDGLSGELWKTRGTSHDSTGGDFPKSGGISSTPSMRGTMCYIAPEYGGGGDLSEKSDVYSYGVLLLVLIAGRRPLQVTNSPLSEFQRANLLSWARHLARAGKLIDLVDQSIQSLDRDQALLCIKVALLCLQKLPARRPSMKEVVGMLTGGLEPPQLPTELSPSPPSRFPVKSHRKPRVGKCGCLEERALATQWKVPFNILNLIIGFRLWILILWWASDGLHCFNFQTVNHVSKKNKFLCLFTQ; this is encoded by the exons ATGCCATCTCGTATCATTTCTTCCCcatctccttctccttcttcactACAAACCCATCACCATCCTTCTTCCACTCATATTCTTCCTCCAATTGTTGCTGCTTCCACCGCtgctttctctctttttctctttctcatcATTCTCTTCCGCAAACTTACTCGCAAACGCACTGCTCCTGCCGATTCCAAGCCTCCCCATCGTTTCTCTTACTCCCTTCTCCGCCGTGCCACCGAATCTTTCTCCCCTTCTCGCCGCCTCGGCCAAGGTGGATTTGGCTCTGTTTACTATGGTACTCTTCCCCAAACCCATAAAGAAATTGCTGTCAAACTTATGGATTCTGGGTCTTTACAAGGCGAGAGGGAATTTCAGAACGAACTGTTCTTTGCCTCCAAGATTGACTCGTCTTTTGTCGTTAGTGTTCTTGGGTTTTGCTCTGATCAAAAGCGGCGCAGGATGTTGTTAGTTTATGAGCTTTTGCATAATGGGAATTTGCAGGATGCTTTGTTGCACAGGAAGTGCCCTGAGCTTATGGAGTGGAAGAAACGGTTTTCAGTGGCGGTTGATATTGCTAAGGGATTAGAGCATCTTCATGGGTTAGATCCACCTGTTATTCACGGTGATATCAAGCCTAGCAATGTGCTTTTGGATCATTGTTTCTCGGCCAAAATTGGGGATTTTGGGCTTGCTAGGTTGAAATTAGAGAATAGTCCATTTGAGGTTGAGGTGAAAGTAAAAGGTGGAgtggaggaggagaagaaggaaagaaaagaggaaCATGAGAGCAACCGTGGTTGTGTAGTCGAAGATTGTGGATCTATGGCTGAGGAAGCTGAGAGCGTAACCACTGGATTTGAGGAATTCAACGTGGGTGTTGATCAGTCACCGGAGAGCTTTTTGAGAATTCCTGTTTCAGAGACTTCACCAGAGACGGTGGATGTCACTTCGCCAGAGACTGCTTTGGGGGTTGCAACAATGGCATCCCCCTCAGAAGGGGCTTTTGATAGAGTTAGTGTTGAGAATGGGAAAGAACCCAACAGTGTAGAGAAGAAAAGTAATATTGGGTTTAAGAATAGTATCTCAGGTAAAGATTGGTGGTGGAAGCAAGAAAATGGAGTTGGTACCAGTGGGAATGTTAAGGAATATGTTATGGAGTGGATTGGATCAGAGATCAAACGCGAGAGGCCGAAGAGCGAATGGATTGCTGCATCGTCAAGTGGCAGATCGGTTAAGAAGtcagagaaaaagaagaacaagaagCGATTAGAGTGGTGGATGGCTATGGATGATGAAAAGAGTACCAAGAATCTGAAAAAGGAGAAGAGAAGGCCAGTGAGGGAGTGGTGGAAGGAGGAGTATTGTGAAGAGCTTgcaaagaaaaggaagaaaaagaagccCCAAAAAGGAGCAGGTAGTTGTGGTGAGAAAGAGCCTGACTTCTGGCCAGTGGATGACGAAATGTacagagagaaaaagaagaggaatagAAGCAGAAGCCACGGAAGCCGAGGTAGCATTGATTGGTGGTTAGATGGGCTTAGCGGCGAACTCTGGAAAACTCGTGGGACCAGCCACGATTCAACCGGAGGGGATTTTCCCAAGAGTGGTGGCATTAGTAGTACGCCAAGTATGAGAGGAACAATGTGCTATATTGCCCCTGAATATGGTGGCGGTGGAGATCTTTCTGAGAAATCTGATGTTTATAGCTATGGAGTTTTATTGTTAGTTCTTATAGCTGGAAGAAGACCTCTTCAGGTGACAAATTCACCATTATCAGAATTCCAACGTGCCAATCTCTTATCGTGGGCTCGCCATCTCGCCAGAGCTGGAAAGCTCATTGATTTGGTTGATCAATCGATTCAGTCTTTAGATCGAGATCAAGCCCTTCTTTGCATCAAGGTTGCCCTGCTTTGTCTGCAGAAACTGCCTGCTCGCAGGCCCTCCATGAAAGAGGTTGTGGGGATGCTAACTGGTGGGTTGGAACCACCCCAACTACCAACTGAATTGTCTCCTTCGCCTCCATCTCGCTTCCCTGTTAAGTCGCATCGGAAGCCTCG GGTTGGCAAATGTGGATGCTTAGAGGAGAGAGCTCTTGCCACACAATGGAAAGTTCCTTTTAACATTCTTAATCTCATCATAGGCTTCAGGCTTTGGATTTTGATACTTTGGTGGGCCTCTGATGGTCTCCATTGTTTTAACTTTCAAACGGTAAATCATGTCagtaagaaaaataaatttctttGTCTGTTCACTCAATAA
- the LOC103484022 gene encoding receptor-like serine/threonine-protein kinase At4g25390 isoform X3, with product MPSRIISSPSPSPSSLQTHHHPSSTHILPPIVAASTAAFSLFLFLIILFRKLTRKRTAPADSKPPHRFSYSLLRRATESFSPSRRLGQGGFGSVYYGTLPQTHKEIAVKLMDSGSLQGEREFQNELFFASKIDSSFVVSVLGFCSDQKRRRMLLVYELLHNGNLQDALLHRKCPELMEWKKRFSVAVDIAKGLEHLHGLDPPVIHGDIKPSNVLLDHCFSAKIGDFGLARLKLENSPFEVEVKVKGGVEEEKKERKEEHESNRGCVVEDCGSMAEEAESVTTGFEEFNVGVDQSPESFLRIPVSETSPETVDVTSPETALGVATMASPSEGAFDRVSVENGKEPNSVEKKSNIGFKNSISGKDWWWKQENGVGTSGNVKEYVMEWIGSEIKRERPKSEWIAASSSGRSVKKSEKKKNKKRLEWWMAMDDEKSTKNLKKEKRRPVREWWKEEYCEELAKKRKKKKPQKGAGSCGEKEPDFWPVDDEMYREKKKRNRSRSHGSRGSIDWWLDGLSGELWKTRGTSHDSTGGDFPKSGGISSTPSMRGTMCYIAPEYGGGGDLSEKSDVYSYGVLLLVLIAGRRPLQVTNSPLSEFQRANLLSWARHLARAGKLIDLVDQSIQSLDRDQALLCIKVALLCLQKLPARRPSMKEVVGMLTGGLEPPQLPTELSPSPPSRFPVKSHRKPR from the exons ATGCCATCTCGTATCATTTCTTCCCcatctccttctccttcttcactACAAACCCATCACCATCCTTCTTCCACTCATATTCTTCCTCCAATTGTTGCTGCTTCCACCGCtgctttctctctttttctctttctcatcATTCTCTTCCGCAAACTTACTCGCAAACGCACTGCTCCTGCCGATTCCAAGCCTCCCCATCGTTTCTCTTACTCCCTTCTCCGCCGTGCCACCGAATCTTTCTCCCCTTCTCGCCGCCTCGGCCAAGGTGGATTTGGCTCTGTTTACTATGGTACTCTTCCCCAAACCCATAAAGAAATTGCTGTCAAACTTATGGATTCTGGGTCTTTACAAGGCGAGAGGGAATTTCAGAACGAACTGTTCTTTGCCTCCAAGATTGACTCGTCTTTTGTCGTTAGTGTTCTTGGGTTTTGCTCTGATCAAAAGCGGCGCAGGATGTTGTTAGTTTATGAGCTTTTGCATAATGGGAATTTGCAGGATGCTTTGTTGCACAGGAAGTGCCCTGAGCTTATGGAGTGGAAGAAACGGTTTTCAGTGGCGGTTGATATTGCTAAGGGATTAGAGCATCTTCATGGGTTAGATCCACCTGTTATTCACGGTGATATCAAGCCTAGCAATGTGCTTTTGGATCATTGTTTCTCGGCCAAAATTGGGGATTTTGGGCTTGCTAGGTTGAAATTAGAGAATAGTCCATTTGAGGTTGAGGTGAAAGTAAAAGGTGGAgtggaggaggagaagaaggaaagaaaagaggaaCATGAGAGCAACCGTGGTTGTGTAGTCGAAGATTGTGGATCTATGGCTGAGGAAGCTGAGAGCGTAACCACTGGATTTGAGGAATTCAACGTGGGTGTTGATCAGTCACCGGAGAGCTTTTTGAGAATTCCTGTTTCAGAGACTTCACCAGAGACGGTGGATGTCACTTCGCCAGAGACTGCTTTGGGGGTTGCAACAATGGCATCCCCCTCAGAAGGGGCTTTTGATAGAGTTAGTGTTGAGAATGGGAAAGAACCCAACAGTGTAGAGAAGAAAAGTAATATTGGGTTTAAGAATAGTATCTCAGGTAAAGATTGGTGGTGGAAGCAAGAAAATGGAGTTGGTACCAGTGGGAATGTTAAGGAATATGTTATGGAGTGGATTGGATCAGAGATCAAACGCGAGAGGCCGAAGAGCGAATGGATTGCTGCATCGTCAAGTGGCAGATCGGTTAAGAAGtcagagaaaaagaagaacaagaagCGATTAGAGTGGTGGATGGCTATGGATGATGAAAAGAGTACCAAGAATCTGAAAAAGGAGAAGAGAAGGCCAGTGAGGGAGTGGTGGAAGGAGGAGTATTGTGAAGAGCTTgcaaagaaaaggaagaaaaagaagccCCAAAAAGGAGCAGGTAGTTGTGGTGAGAAAGAGCCTGACTTCTGGCCAGTGGATGACGAAATGTacagagagaaaaagaagaggaatagAAGCAGAAGCCACGGAAGCCGAGGTAGCATTGATTGGTGGTTAGATGGGCTTAGCGGCGAACTCTGGAAAACTCGTGGGACCAGCCACGATTCAACCGGAGGGGATTTTCCCAAGAGTGGTGGCATTAGTAGTACGCCAAGTATGAGAGGAACAATGTGCTATATTGCCCCTGAATATGGTGGCGGTGGAGATCTTTCTGAGAAATCTGATGTTTATAGCTATGGAGTTTTATTGTTAGTTCTTATAGCTGGAAGAAGACCTCTTCAGGTGACAAATTCACCATTATCAGAATTCCAACGTGCCAATCTCTTATCGTGGGCTCGCCATCTCGCCAGAGCTGGAAAGCTCATTGATTTGGTTGATCAATCGATTCAGTCTTTAGATCGAGATCAAGCCCTTCTTTGCATCAAGGTTGCCCTGCTTTGTCTGCAGAAACTGCCTGCTCGCAGGCCCTCCATGAAAGAGGTTGTGGGGATGCTAACTGGTGGGTTGGAACCACCCCAACTACCAACTGAATTGTCTCCTTCGCCTCCATCTCGCTTCCCTGTTAAGTCGCATCGGAAGCCTCG GTAA